The Corynebacterium occultum sequence TCGTGTTCAGCGAGATCTGGAAGTAGTGGGCGAACAGATCGTTACCGCCGGAGAGGCTGACCAGGAAGAAGAAGGTGACAGCCATTGCGCCGAGGCCGGAACGAACCGGGACATCGCGCGGACGCTGCAGCAGGTTGTGGTGTGCATCGTCACCGGTGATCTTCTTCTCGATGAAGGGATACGCGATCAGCAGGACGACCATGACGATACAAGCCAGGGCCACCCAGAAGGCAGAGGGAATCGTGTAGTTGCCCAGGTAGAGTTCCCAAGCCGGCATGACGCGGGCCAGACCATCAGTCCACAGCATGTACCAGTCAGGCTGCGAACCTGCGGACACCTGGGACGGGTTGTAGGGGCCGACGTTCCAGATGGCGTTGATGGTGGTCAAGCCAGACAGCAGCGCCAGCACGCCTGCAACGAAGAGACCCATCGCAATCGCCTTCACACCGAAGAGCGGGAGGATCCTGATGCCTACGACGTTGTTTTCCGTACGGGCAGCGCCCGGGAACTGGGTGTGCTTCTGGAACCAGACCAGCATCAGGTGCGCCGCGATCAGGGCCAGGATGATACCCGGCAGGATCAGGACGTGAGCGATGTAGAAACGGTCCAGCATGATCTCGGAGGGGAAGTCACCGCCGAAGATCAGCCAGTGCATCCAGGTACCGACGATCGGCATACCCACGATGATGGCGGACATGATGCGCAGGCCGGTACCGGACAGGAGCTCATCCGGGAGGGAGTAACCCATGAAGCCCTCGACCATGCCCAGCAGGATCAGGGCGCAGCCGATGATCCAGTTCGCTTCGCGCGGACGGCGGAATGCGCCGGTGAAGAAGATGCGGGCCATGTGCACGGTCATGGCGACCATGAACATCAGGGCTGCCCAGTGGTGCATCTGGCGGACGAAGAGTCCACCGCGCACCTCAAAGGAGATATTCAGAGCTGTCTCGTACGCACGAGACATCTCCACGCCGTTCAGCGGGAGGTAGGCACCGTCGTAGATGACCTTCGTGATGGAGGGGTCGAAGAACAGAGCCAGGTAAACACCGGTCAGCAGCAGAATGATGAAGGTGTACAGTGCGATCTCACCCAGCATGAAAGACCAGTGGGTCGGGAAGACCTTGTTGATCTGGGTGCGGACCATTCCCGCCCAGGGGTAGCGGGAGTCGAGGTTATTGCCCAACTGGGCTGATTTGGTACTCATTAGGACTTACGCTCCCAGAATGCCGGGCCGAGGCTCTCAATGAAGTTGCCTTCGGCGATGAGGTAACCCTCTTCATCCACGGTGATCGGCAGCTGCGGCAGAGCACGTGCGGCGGGGCCGAAGACCGGCTTGCCGTACTGCAGTGCATCGAACTGCGACTGGTGGCAGGGGCAGAGGATTCGGTTGGTCTGTGCCTCGTAGAGAGAGGTCGGGCAACCGATATGGGTGCAGATCTTGGAGTAGGCGTAGTAATCGCCGTAGTGGAAGTCCTCTTGACCTTCGCGTTCGATGGCCCTTTCAGCATCATCCGGACGCAGACGAATCAGCATGACACCGTTACGCGGACCATGGATGGAGTGCATGTGGTCCTCGTAGACATCGCGGGTCTCATCGAAGAGGTCACCGTCGTTGACGTAGGACTGGGGCAGCGGATACACGGTTTCCATGCCGCCAGCGGAAAGATCCTCGGGACGCACGCGCACCAGACGGGTGATACCGGTGGTGGACATGTGGGTGCCGGCCTCGCTGGTGTGCGGCTGAGCGATGGCGCCGGTATCACGGGCCAGGTACAGCTTCACGTCATTGTTGGCCAGGGTCCAGCCGGAGGTCCACAGGGTGCCGTCACCCTGGATGCCGAGCTCGCCGGCCTTCCACGGGTTCTTGATCATGCCACCGAGCGGAGCGACGATCGCCAGACCGGCCAGCAGGCCGGAGGCGCCGAGCAGGCCCTGCAGGACCTTACGACGACCCAGGGTGGAGGTCTGCCAGGAGTCATTCAGCAGCGCAACCAGGGTGTGGCGGTCGATCTCCTCGGAGCCACCGTCATGACGACGCTGGACAGCGATCTCCTCCGGCAGGAGCTTCTTGACGTAGAGGACCACTGCGAAGCCGAGGGCCAGGATGGCCAGGCCTGCGAACAGACCCAGAGCCGGGGTGAAGAGGGTGTACCACATCAGACCTTCATCACCGTGGGACCTGTACTCCCAGGGCCAGAAGAGATAGGTACCCAGGAAAGCCAGTCCGGAGATGATCGAGATGATCAGCCAAATGGTGATACCGCGGACCGTGCGCTTCTCAGCGGGGTCATTCGGAATCGGGAAACGTTCCTTGCGGTAGGCAATGGTGACATCGTCGAGCTCGGTGCCGAGGCGTGCGAGCTCCTCATTGCTCATGGAACGAAGTTCCTGAGCCGTGTAGTTCTTCTTTACTTCATTACTCACGAGCGCGATCCAATCCACATAGCAGCCGCGATCAGTACGACGATGCCGACGATCCACATGAACATGCCCTCAGCAACGGGGCCGAGACCACCGAGGGAGTAGCCACCGGGGCTGGGGGTTTCACCGGACGCCTTGATGAAGGCGATGATGTCCTTCTTCTCATCAGCGGAGAGCTGACGATCGGAGAACTTCGGCATGTTCTGCGGTCCGGTCAGCATGGCCTGGTAGATCTCCTGCTCATTGGCGGGATCCAGGACCGGAGCGTACTTACCGGAAGACAGTGCGCCACCACGACCGGTGAAGTTGTGGCAGGAGGCGCAGTTGAGACGGAAAAGATCGCCGCCGCGAGCAACGTCAGCGGGGTCGATCTGTCCGTTGTAGCTGGAGCCACGGAGGGACTCCATGGCGATGGTTCCGTCTTCGTTGTAGACGATTCCGGGACCGCCACCGTTGGCTGCGACATAGGCCGCCAGGGCCAGGGTCTGAGCTTCGGTGTAGCGCGGGGTCTTACGTTCAGCCTGTGCGTCATTCTGGTACAGCGGCATACGGCCGGAGTGAACCTGGAAATAGACGGCGCCCTCACCGATACCGATGAGGGAGGGGCCACGCTCCTCGACGCCCTGCAGGTTCGCACCGTGGCAGGTGATGCAGGCGACGTCGTAAAGATCCTTGCCCTCCTGGATTAGCGCCTGATCATCACTCTGTGCGGTGGCGATCTGGGCATCCGGGGTCAGAGCGGTGGCGAGAACGCCAGCGCCGGTGAGACCGAAGGTCAGTGCAAGTGCGCCGGCCGCAGCCTTACGCACCTTGCGCCGAGCCCTGGTCTTCTTGCCCGATGCTGCCGGGGCTGCGGCAGGCTCGGATGACTGTGGATTGGTTTCCATCATTTCCCTTAGAACTCGAATGCGGAAAGTGAATGGCTGTAGGCCGAATACTCGGCTGTCTACGGCCTACTGAACGAGATAAATAACAATGAAGACGCCGACCCAGATGACATCCACGAAGTGCCAGTAGTAAGAGGTCACCATGGCGGCGGTTGCCTGTGCCGGGGTGAACTTGGAGTTCCGGGTCCGCAGGAGAATCACAATGAAAGCGATGATGCCCGCGGTCACGTGGGCCATGTGGAATCCGGTGATGATGTAGAACACCGAGCCAAACACGGAACTCGGGATGGTCACACCGTGGTGAATCATCTCGTAGTACTCGAAGGCAACCATGCCCAGGAAGATAACTCCGAGAAGAATGGTCACCAGGTACCACCGGCGCAGCTTAAATACGTCCCCCCTTTCAGCTGCAAAGACGCCGAACTGCGAGGTAACCGAAGACGTGATCAGGATGGCGGTGATAACAGCGCCATAAATCACGTTGAGGTTAGCGGTCTGATCCGCCCAGTCACCCGACTGGCCGTTGGCACGCGAGGTGAAGTACATCGCGAACAGTCCGGCGAAGAACATCAATTCCTGAGACAGGAACACAATGGTGCCGACACTGACCATATTGGGTCGGTTCAGTGCCGCAACACGTTGTGGTGCTGCCATACCTTGGTTAGAAACTACGCTCGTCACGCCTACCAGTATGGCGCTTCGACGAACTTAAGTCACTTCGATTCCCCCACTCTGGTGGAAGAAACTCAGAATCGACCTGCACTTTTGTCCCCCAGCTAAAAGTTTTAAAAACTTTTGCCAAATTCGGGAACTTTCCCACCGGCTTTTACGACGCATCATTTCCGCTGGTCATAACGTCCCCCCGGACCGTCTTGGAAAAAGTCGAAAAAGATCTGGCAGAAGCTTACCCCACCGCACTCATTTTCACGATGATTCATTCGATTTCACCGGGGAGATTCAAATCACAGTCTGATGCCGCCCTAAACGAAGTCTTCAAACTTTCGGTTGACCCCTTAACCTGCAGCTAGAAGCAGGAATTCCTGCGCCCCTGAAGCGGATACCGCCTGCCAGCTGCTGCCTTCCATCCTGCCTGATTCAACGCATGACAATCCCCCGAAGTTCCCCGGAAGCTCTTTTCTGGCCGGATCACCCCTTGACACGATGCCGCCCCGCCACCACTTCGCACCGGCGGCGCTCCTCCAGATCCGGACCCCTCCCCCACCCCGCGCTCCGCCAATGAGAGGGCTTCACGCCAAGGCACACCGTCCAGCCGATGCCCGTCCAGCCGAAGACTCCCCCTGACCAACTCACAGGGAGAGCAGACTTCACCTACCTGAAGGATCTGAAGGATCTGCATGGGTCTAAAGGAACAGGGTTCCACACCTCAGCAACCCCTGCTCCACGTTCACCCACCCAGGAGATTGTCCCCATTAAGTCGCTGAATCCAGCCCTTCAACTTGATTGAGCCTGCGGGGAGCAACCCAGCGCTCCGCCCCGCCGATGCAGGCCGGAGTCACTCAGCGAGCCCATCCGCCCCGCCTGAAAGCCCAGTTGCTCTTGAAACGCCGGCAACAGACCCTTCAGGCAACCATGAGCTCATCGGGCCGCGGATCCCCGACACCCCCGGGATATGGCCCCAGAATGCCACCCCCCTCCCCCGTAGGAGGGTCCTTCGAGAAGCGCCTCCCAGCCCCGCGAGAAACCTGCCTTCAAACGCAGCCAAAGGCAAGGACAACCAAAGGGTGCCAGAGCACCCAGTTAAAGGCCTGAATGCACGGACAGCCCCGCCCGATTTTCCTCCGGGGCTCTTGGAGGGGCCCGGCGTGCCACACCAACCCCCACTATCCCCCCAGGGGGCCCACATGATGGATCCCAGGCCCAAGTTCATCGCGCAACCCCACGATGACAGCGACGTGCCAGATCCTCTTCGCGGGGGCATCAGGGCATGGAAAAGCCGGGATCCTTAGTGGATCCCGGCTTTTGAGCACTGGTCTAGATTAGTGCTTTTCCTTGGGAATGCCGTACTGCAGGTTCATCATCGCTGCAGTGTAGATGAGCAGCAGAGCGCCGAGAGCGATCAGCCAGTACAGCCAGAAGGCAATGCCCAGGCCGAGAAGCAGAATCGCACCGGACATGGCTGCCGGCCAGATGGAGCCGGGGCTGAAGAAGCCCAGGGTTCCAGCCTTATCCTGAACCTCAGCCTCTTCCCAGTCCTCGGGAAGGACATCGGAGCGGCTGTGGGTGAAGTGGAAGTAGACACCGAGGAAGGTGGTCAGACCGAAGCCGAGGACCAGGCCGACAACGCCGACCCACTCGGTGCGTCGCAGGTAACTATCATCCTGCATGTAGGTGGTGCCGAAGATGTAGATCAGAGCCGTCACCGCTAAGAAAGCGGAGAGCGAGTACATGATCTTTGCACTTGAGTTCATGGTTTTGCCTTTACTCCTCAGCCTTAGAGGTTTGCAGCCGGATCGACGTAGTTGTTGCCATCGGCAGTGTTACGGTCGGAGCTGAACGGGCGGGTGGTGATTGCGTAGGGATCTTCACCGATGGCCTGCAGAGCCTGGGAGTTCGGAGCATCCGGGTTGTCCTGACGGAATGCCAGGTACTCGGTGAAAGCCTCCGGAGAGACAACACGCAGCTCGAAGTTCATCATGGCGTGGTAGGTACCGCACATCTCGGCACAGCGGCCCACGAAGGCGCCCTCTTCCTCGATGGCCTCGATCTGGAAGGAACGCTGCTGCTGGTTAGCTTCGGGATGAGCGAAAGCATCACGCTTGAACAGGAACTCCGGGACCCAGAAGGAGTGCGCAACATCGCCGGAAGCCAGGTTGAACTGGATCGGGGTGTTGGAGGGGAGAACCAGAACCGGGATCTCATCAGAGGTACCCAGGGTCTCGATCTCGTTGTAGTTGAGGAAGGAGAGATCCGACTTGGACTTGCCATGGATCGGGTTGACGCCACCCTCCTCCACCTTGGAATCCTCGGCGGTTGCCTGACGTTCCTCGTCGACACCGACGTATTCCTGACCATTCTCGGTCAGGGAACCGGAGACGTTGGAGTAGCCGAACTTCCAGTTCCACTGGAAGGCGGTCACATCCACCTCGACCTCAGGGTCCTTATCAAGGGCCACAACCCGTTCCTGGGTCTGAACCGTGAAGAAGAAGATCACCATCACGATGATGATCGGAACAATTGTCAGCACAAGCTCCAGGGGAACGTTGTACTGCAGCTGCTTCGGGAATTCACCCTCTCCCCGCTTCTCCGCCTTCTTGGCGTTCCACTTGCCGAAAACGGCGTAGAGGAAGATGCCCCACATAATGAAGCCGATGATCCAGGCTGCGACCCAGACCCACACCCAGAAGTTACCCATCGCAGTGGCCTCCGGGGTGATGCCTTGCGGCCACCCCATGCGGAGGAAATCGAATACGGCGTTCTCCGGCGGAGCCACATCGCAAGCCGCCATGGCGGCACCGGCCAAGCCGATAACGCCGGCGAGCGATGCTTTACGCCCGAAACCGCGCTTCTTTCGCTGATCCACGTGTGTCTGCCTTCCTGTCCACACAAATTCTTAGAACACTTTGGTCCTGTCCTAACTAGGCAGGATAGCCGATAGGAGGAACGTTTCCCTGCACAAGCATCCCGCGGCGTCAGTAAAGGACAGACCAGAGTCTTATTAAGCACTTAGGATGTTACAGCCAGTGGGCTTTTCCAGCGAACGGCACCCCCCGCGCGCCTGTTTCCCAAATCACAGCGCATCATACTTAAGATTGAACCCCTTTTTTCAGCCCCGGAGCAGGCCTTCTAAGAACACTCCCCCTTCTGCGGCCTCATAATTCCCCCGCGACTCCTCGCCATTTCCCCTTTTGGCCCTGATCCGCCTCATCCCCGGGGCCCCGGGGCGGGCCCCCAACGCCCAAGGGGCCTGGCACTGCCTTCCATCTCCCGGCGGTCCCCATCACTGAGGTGTCCCTGGCATGGACCTGGATCGCGCGTGCCCGTTTAACACGGCGGCCCGCCGACCCGTATCGTGAAGTAATCAATCTTCTGTCCGGTTACCTAGAGGAGGACCACCAAGACCATGTGCGGGCTACTTGGCTTTTTGTCGAGCAATGAGAATGCGGCCAGCTTTGTCGATGCCGTGGAAAGGGCTCTGCCGTGCATGCGTCACCGCGGTCCCGATGATGCTGGCACCTGGCATGACCAGGATGCGGTCTTCGGTTTCAACCGGCTGTCCATCATCGACCTGGAGCATTCCCACCAGCCGCTGCGTTGGGGGCCGCCGGAGAACCCGGAGCGGTACGCGCTGACCTTCAACGGTGAAATCTACAACTATCTGGAGCTGCGTGAGGAACTGCAGGCCGAGGGGCATGAGTTCCGCACCCAGGGCGATTCGGAGACCATCGTCGTCGGTTTCCATCACTGGGGTGAGAAGGTCGTCGATCATCTGCGCGGCATGTTCGGCATCGCGATCTGGGATACCGAAACCCATCGCCTCTTCCTGGCTCGTGATCAGTTCGGCATCAAACCGCTCTTCTACGCCACCACCGAGGCCGGCACCGTTTTCAGCTCCGAGAAGAAGACCATCCTGGAGATGGCACCCGAGCTTGGTCTAGGCCTTGAGCTTGATCAGCGCGCCATCGAGCATTATGTGGACCTGCAGTATGTTCCGGAGCCGGAGAGTCTGCACCAGAAGATCCGTCGCCTGGAGTCCGGTTCCATCGCCTGGGTGGAGCCCGGTGGCAAGCTGCAGGAGGAGCGTTACTTCAAGCCGCAGTTCCCGGTGCAGGCGGTGCCCAAGGGTAAGGAACAGGATCTCTTCGACCGGATCGCCCGGGCTCTGGAGGATTCGGTGGAGAAGCATATGCGTGCCGATGTCACCGTGGGTTCCTTCCTCTCCGGCGGTATCGACTCCACCGCCATCGCCACCCTGGCCAAGCGCCATAACCCTAACCTGCTGACCTTCACCACCGGTTTCGAGCGGGAAGGCTACTCCGAGGTTGATGTTGCCGCCGAGTCGGCTGCGGCGATCGGCGTGGAACACATCGTCAAGGTCGTGTCTCCGGAGGAGTATGCCGGGGCCATTCCGAAGATCATGTGGTACCTGGATGATCCGGTGGCTGATCCTTCCCTGGTCCCGCTCTACTTTGTGGCGGCTGAGGCCCGTAAGCATGTGAAGGTGGTGCTCTCCGGTGAGGGTGCCGATGAGCTCTTCGGCGGTTACACCATCTATAAGGAGCCGCTCTCTCTGGCTCCCTTCGAGAAGATCCCCTCTCCCCTGCTCAAGGGGCTGCGCAAGCTCGGTCAGGTGCTGCCTGAGGGAGTGAAGGGCAAGTCCCTGCTGGATCGCGGCACCCAGAGCATGGAGGAGCGTTACTACGGCAACGCCCGTTCCTTCAATTTCGAGCAGATGCAGCGGGTGATCCCCTGGGCCAGGCCGGAGTGGGATCACCGTGAGGTGACCGCGCCGATCTACGCCCGTTCCACCCACATGGATCCGGTGGCCCGGATGCAGCACCTGGATCTCTTCACCTGGATGCGGGGTGACATCCTGGTCAAGGCAGACAAGATCAACATGGCAAACTCCCTGGAACTGCGGGTGCCCTTCCTTGATAAGGAGGTCTTCAAGGTCGCGGAGACCATTCCGCATGATCTGAAGATCGCCAATGGCACCACCAAGTACGCGCTGCGTAAGGCGATGGAGCAGATCGTGCCGCCCCATGTGCTGCACCGCAAGAAGCTGGGCTTCCCGGTGCCGATGCGTCATTGGTTGGCAGGGGATGAGCTCTTCGGTTGGGCGCAGGACACCATCACCGAGTCCGGCACCGAGGAGATCTTCAATAAGCAGGCGGTGCTGGAGATGCTCAAGGAGCACCGTGACGGGGTCTCCGATCATTCCCGTCGCCTGTGGACCGTTCTGGCGTTCATGGTCTGGCACGGCATCTTCGTGGAGAAGCGCATCGACCCCCAGATCGAGCACCACGACTACCCCGTCGACATCTAGTCTGCTTATCGACGCTCCCCTGCCCCTGCCGCAGCATTCACTGTGTTGCAGGAGGGGGGAGGGTCGGCGCCCAGGTACCACGGATAAGGCCCCGGCCCGGACTCCCCCACAGCGGGGAGGTTCGGGCCGGGGCCTTTGAGCCGTCGGAAGTTGGGTGACCTAGTTGAAGGAGTCACCGCAGGCGCAGGAGCCGCCGGCGTTGGGGTTGTCGATGGTGAATCCCTGGGACTCGATGGTGTCGGAGAAGTCGATCTTCGCCCCCATCAGGTAGGGGACGCTCATCTTGTCGACGACGAGACGGACGCCGGAGATGGTGTCGGACTTGTCACCGTCCAGGGTGCGGTCATCAAAGTAGAGCTGGTAGCGCAGTCCAGCGCAGCCACCCGGCTGCACGGCGATGCGCAGCGAGAGGTCATCGCGGCCTTCCTGATCCAGGAGGCTCTTGGCCTTGGCGGCCGCCTCATCCGAGATAATGACACCGGTTTCGGTGGAGGGAGCGGTCATAAGGGAATCTCCTTGCCTTGAAAACTACTGCTATGTCTGGAATCTTCGCTGCGGCGCTGGGACCGCGGGAAAAACTTCCACGCACTTGTTCTGATGCTTAAAGCCTACTCCGCATTGAGCGGATGGGGCACCCACCGGCCCCGGGCGAGGGAGTTCCCCTCCCCCTGCGGAGATGGGAGCACCAGACACCCGGGGAAGTCCTAGGTACAACCAGTCCAACAAGCACTCCCCCACCCTTATTCCCGAAACATTCCGCAGGCTTGTAGCCTATGGGGTGTGAAACTCCCGTGGCAGAAAAACGAAGACACCCCTGAAACCGAGTCCCTGAGCGGTGGTGCACCCGAGGCTGACCAGACTTCTGGGCAGCCGCTCCCCAAGGGCTACACCCCGCCGAAGGGTCGCCCCACCCCGAAGCGTCGTGAGGTCGAGATTGAGCGTGGTGTGATTCGTCCGGCCGGAGGCGTGCAGTCCCAGGCCACGCTGCGGGAACGCCGCAAGGAGCTCAAGGCCTCCATGTCCAAGGATGAGTGGAAGGAATACAAGCGCAAGGAACGCGATGACGCCGCCAAGTCCCGCCGTGAGGCTCAGGTCCGCATGGACAAGGGCGATGAGCGTTATCTGCTCCCCCGCGATCAGGGGCCGGAACGTCGTTTCGTCCGCGACTGGGTGGACTCCCGCAGCTTCATCAACAGCTGGGTGATGCCGGTGGCCCTGGTGCTGCTGGTGGTCATGCTGGTGGGCACCTGGGCCCCGACCTTCGCCAACATCGTCTCCATGTTCGCCATGGTGCTCATCGTGGTCTTCGCCATTGAAGGTGTGATCCTGGGCCGTCGTGCCGCCGCCGCGGTGCGCAAGAAGTTCCCGGACACCAATGTCGGTGGATTCAGCATGGGCTTCTACGCCTACTCCCGGGTCACACAGCCGCGTCGTTGGCGCACCCCGAAGCCGCAGGTGGAGGCCGGCTCCAAAATTGAGCCCTAAGCGCTGAGAATTATGTTTCCCGTCCCCCGGGGTGTCTGAAGATGGTGCCGGTGGGGCGGGATTTTCATTCCCGAACTAAGGTTGGGAAGTTGAGACTTTCCCGCCAGAAGGAGAATTTTCATGGATTCGGCAGCGCTCTTCGCTCCCGTCAGGGAACCCTCGGCGGAGGCCCGGGGACAGTTCGCCCACTTCGCGGTTGCGGCCCCGGCAGGCCAGAACGGGCTGGGCCAGCTGAGCGAGCCGGGGGCCTGGTTGGCTGCGTGTCAGGAGGTTCATCCGCCGCGTCCGATCACCCGGCCCCGGGTCCTCATCTTCGCTGGTGACCATGGCGTGAACGCCCAAGGGGTGGATACCCGACCGGAGGACACTTCCCGGCAGCTGGCGGAGCAGATCACCTCGGGCCAGGCCCCACTGAACTCCCTGGCTGCTGGGGCGGGAGCCGGAGTCCGGCTGGTGGATGTCTCCCTGGCCCATGAAGCCTGGGGCCCGGAGCGGGTGGCCGAGGGTTCCGGCCGCATCGACATCGAGGATGGGTTGAGCCGGGAACAGTTGGAAAAGGCGCTTGAGGTGGGATCCAGGGTCGCCGATGAAGAGGTTGATTCCGGGG is a genomic window containing:
- the qcrB gene encoding cytochrome bc1 complex cytochrome b subunit, whose translation is MSTKSAQLGNNLDSRYPWAGMVRTQINKVFPTHWSFMLGEIALYTFIILLLTGVYLALFFDPSITKVIYDGAYLPLNGVEMSRAYETALNISFEVRGGLFVRQMHHWAALMFMVAMTVHMARIFFTGAFRRPREANWIIGCALILLGMVEGFMGYSLPDELLSGTGLRIMSAIIVGMPIVGTWMHWLIFGGDFPSEIMLDRFYIAHVLILPGIILALIAAHLMLVWFQKHTQFPGAARTENNVVGIRILPLFGVKAIAMGLFVAGVLALLSGLTTINAIWNVGPYNPSQVSAGSQPDWYMLWTDGLARVMPAWELYLGNYTIPSAFWVALACIVMVVLLIAYPFIEKKITGDDAHHNLLQRPRDVPVRSGLGAMAVTFFFLVSLSGGNDLFAHYFQISLNTMTWVGRIGLIILPPIAYVITYRICIGLQRSDREVLEHGIETGVIKQLPNGAFIEVHQPLGPVDEHGHPIPLEYAGAVVPKQMNELGFAGAPGRGSFLKPDDATIAERAAEIEHANHREEQEALQKMQDAYRDEDRKNGLID
- the qcrA gene encoding cytochrome bc1 complex Rieske iron-sulfur subunit; its protein translation is MSNEVKKNYTAQELRSMSNEELARLGTELDDVTIAYRKERFPIPNDPAEKRTVRGITIWLIISIISGLAFLGTYLFWPWEYRSHGDEGLMWYTLFTPALGLFAGLAILALGFAVVLYVKKLLPEEIAVQRRHDGGSEEIDRHTLVALLNDSWQTSTLGRRKVLQGLLGASGLLAGLAIVAPLGGMIKNPWKAGELGIQGDGTLWTSGWTLANNDVKLYLARDTGAIAQPHTSEAGTHMSTTGITRLVRVRPEDLSAGGMETVYPLPQSYVNDGDLFDETRDVYEDHMHSIHGPRNGVMLIRLRPDDAERAIEREGQEDFHYGDYYAYSKICTHIGCPTSLYEAQTNRILCPCHQSQFDALQYGKPVFGPAARALPQLPITVDEEGYLIAEGNFIESLGPAFWERKS
- the qcrC gene encoding cytochrome bc1 complex diheme cytochrome c subunit, translating into MMETNPQSSEPAAAPAASGKKTRARRKVRKAAAGALALTFGLTGAGVLATALTPDAQIATAQSDDQALIQEGKDLYDVACITCHGANLQGVEERGPSLIGIGEGAVYFQVHSGRMPLYQNDAQAERKTPRYTEAQTLALAAYVAANGGGPGIVYNEDGTIAMESLRGSSYNGQIDPADVARGGDLFRLNCASCHNFTGRGGALSSGKYAPVLDPANEQEIYQAMLTGPQNMPKFSDRQLSADEKKDIIAFIKASGETPSPGGYSLGGLGPVAEGMFMWIVGIVVLIAAAMWIGSRS
- the ctaE gene encoding aa3-type cytochrome oxidase subunit III; the protein is MTSVVSNQGMAAPQRVAALNRPNMVSVGTIVFLSQELMFFAGLFAMYFTSRANGQSGDWADQTANLNVIYGAVITAILITSSVTSQFGVFAAERGDVFKLRRWYLVTILLGVIFLGMVAFEYYEMIHHGVTIPSSVFGSVFYIITGFHMAHVTAGIIAFIVILLRTRNSKFTPAQATAAMVTSYYWHFVDVIWVGVFIVIYLVQ
- the ctaF gene encoding aa3-type cytochrome oxidase subunit IV codes for the protein MNSSAKIMYSLSAFLAVTALIYIFGTTYMQDDSYLRRTEWVGVVGLVLGFGLTTFLGVYFHFTHSRSDVLPEDWEEAEVQDKAGTLGFFSPGSIWPAAMSGAILLLGLGIAFWLYWLIALGALLLIYTAAMMNLQYGIPKEKH
- the ctaC gene encoding aa3-type cytochrome oxidase subunit II: MDQRKKRGFGRKASLAGVIGLAGAAMAACDVAPPENAVFDFLRMGWPQGITPEATAMGNFWVWVWVAAWIIGFIMWGIFLYAVFGKWNAKKAEKRGEGEFPKQLQYNVPLELVLTIVPIIIVMVIFFFTVQTQERVVALDKDPEVEVDVTAFQWNWKFGYSNVSGSLTENGQEYVGVDEERQATAEDSKVEEGGVNPIHGKSKSDLSFLNYNEIETLGTSDEIPVLVLPSNTPIQFNLASGDVAHSFWVPEFLFKRDAFAHPEANQQQRSFQIEAIEEEGAFVGRCAEMCGTYHAMMNFELRVVSPEAFTEYLAFRQDNPDAPNSQALQAIGEDPYAITTRPFSSDRNTADGNNYVDPAANL
- the asnB gene encoding asparagine synthase (glutamine-hydrolyzing) translates to MCGLLGFLSSNENAASFVDAVERALPCMRHRGPDDAGTWHDQDAVFGFNRLSIIDLEHSHQPLRWGPPENPERYALTFNGEIYNYLELREELQAEGHEFRTQGDSETIVVGFHHWGEKVVDHLRGMFGIAIWDTETHRLFLARDQFGIKPLFYATTEAGTVFSSEKKTILEMAPELGLGLELDQRAIEHYVDLQYVPEPESLHQKIRRLESGSIAWVEPGGKLQEERYFKPQFPVQAVPKGKEQDLFDRIARALEDSVEKHMRADVTVGSFLSGGIDSTAIATLAKRHNPNLLTFTTGFEREGYSEVDVAAESAAAIGVEHIVKVVSPEEYAGAIPKIMWYLDDPVADPSLVPLYFVAAEARKHVKVVLSGEGADELFGGYTIYKEPLSLAPFEKIPSPLLKGLRKLGQVLPEGVKGKSLLDRGTQSMEERYYGNARSFNFEQMQRVIPWARPEWDHREVTAPIYARSTHMDPVARMQHLDLFTWMRGDILVKADKINMANSLELRVPFLDKEVFKVAETIPHDLKIANGTTKYALRKAMEQIVPPHVLHRKKLGFPVPMRHWLAGDELFGWAQDTITESGTEEIFNKQAVLEMLKEHRDGVSDHSRRLWTVLAFMVWHGIFVEKRIDPQIEHHDYPVDI
- a CDS encoding HesB/IscA family protein, which translates into the protein MTAPSTETGVIISDEAAAKAKSLLDQEGRDDLSLRIAVQPGGCAGLRYQLYFDDRTLDGDKSDTISGVRLVVDKMSVPYLMGAKIDFSDTIESQGFTIDNPNAGGSCACGDSFN
- a CDS encoding DUF3043 domain-containing protein, which gives rise to MKLPWQKNEDTPETESLSGGAPEADQTSGQPLPKGYTPPKGRPTPKRREVEIERGVIRPAGGVQSQATLRERRKELKASMSKDEWKEYKRKERDDAAKSRREAQVRMDKGDERYLLPRDQGPERRFVRDWVDSRSFINSWVMPVALVLLVVMLVGTWAPTFANIVSMFAMVLIVVFAIEGVILGRRAAAAVRKKFPDTNVGGFSMGFYAYSRVTQPRRWRTPKPQVEAGSKIEP